A region from the Halobellus litoreus genome encodes:
- a CDS encoding ORC1-type DNA replication protein, translating into MRDDPDEGMLSWDETVFRDEHVFEIDYVPETFEHRESQLESLKYALRPAVRGSRPLNTMVRGPPGTGKTTAVQKLFGELGAQSGVQTVRVNCQVDSTRYAVFSRIFEAIFEYEPPSSGISFKKLFGQITDRLVEEEEVLAVALDDVNYLFYENEVSDTLYSLLRAHEAHSGARIGVVVVSSDLALDVIDELDTRVQSVFRPEEVYFPVYDVDEIVDILRERVERGFHDGVVSAQELDRVAELTAESGDLRVGIDLLRRAGLHAEMRASRTVSVEDVEAAYEKSKYVHLSRSLQGLSERERDLVRVVAEHDGSQAGEVYEAFHDETELGYTRYSEIVNKLDKLGLLDADYADIEGRGRSRSLSLSYDAEAVLDRL; encoded by the coding sequence ATGAGGGACGACCCCGACGAGGGGATGCTGTCGTGGGACGAGACGGTCTTCCGCGACGAACACGTCTTCGAGATCGACTACGTCCCCGAGACGTTCGAACACCGCGAGAGCCAACTGGAGAGCCTGAAGTACGCGCTCCGGCCGGCCGTCCGTGGCTCGCGCCCGCTGAACACGATGGTCCGCGGGCCGCCGGGGACCGGAAAGACGACGGCCGTTCAGAAACTGTTCGGCGAACTCGGCGCCCAGAGCGGCGTCCAGACCGTTCGCGTGAACTGCCAGGTCGATTCGACGCGGTACGCCGTGTTCTCGCGGATCTTCGAGGCGATCTTCGAGTACGAGCCCCCGTCCTCGGGCATCTCGTTCAAGAAACTGTTCGGCCAGATCACCGACCGCCTCGTCGAGGAGGAGGAGGTGCTCGCGGTCGCCCTCGACGACGTGAACTACCTCTTCTACGAGAACGAGGTCTCGGACACGCTCTACTCGCTGCTCCGCGCCCACGAGGCCCACTCGGGGGCCCGAATCGGCGTCGTCGTCGTCTCCTCGGACCTCGCGCTCGACGTGATCGACGAACTCGACACCCGCGTCCAGAGCGTCTTCCGCCCCGAGGAGGTGTACTTCCCCGTCTACGACGTCGACGAGATCGTCGACATCCTGCGCGAGCGGGTCGAACGCGGGTTCCACGATGGGGTCGTGAGCGCCCAGGAACTCGATCGCGTCGCCGAACTCACCGCCGAGAGCGGCGACCTCCGAGTCGGGATCGACCTCCTCCGACGTGCCGGCCTCCACGCCGAGATGCGCGCGAGCCGAACCGTCAGCGTCGAGGACGTCGAGGCCGCCTACGAGAAGTCCAAATACGTCCATCTCTCTCGGAGCCTCCAGGGCCTCTCGGAGCGCGAACGCGACCTCGTCCGCGTGGTCGCCGAACACGACGGCAGCCAGGCCGGCGAAGTGTACGAGGCGTTCCACGACGAGACCGAACTCGGGTACACGCGGTACTCCGAGATCGTCAACAAACTCGACAAACTCGGCCTCCTCGACGCCGACTACGCCGACATCGAGGGTCGGGGCCGGTCGCGGTCGCTGTCGCTGTCCTACGACGCCGAGGCGGTCTTAGACCGACTGTGA
- a CDS encoding cytochrome b N-terminal domain-containing protein has protein sequence MTRSTPPHSTLKTSLVGLIAALTVVDLALLAATPTTSQTELLRLLLAVGAFGAPFLGFLLGFAARPLYAVGAALSLPLVALYAYTGLLLPWTQLSFSLGQFGLELLLAVPVLGEPLATALFGGFTLGQATLRAAFRYHYALVGLGLVGVVAATARIGWRRVALDRSGNGSGG, from the coding sequence ATGACTCGCTCGACCCCTCCACACTCCACGCTGAAGACGTCTCTCGTCGGTCTGATCGCCGCCCTCACCGTCGTCGACCTCGCGTTGCTCGCCGCGACGCCGACGACGTCGCAAACGGAGTTGCTGCGGCTCCTCCTGGCGGTCGGCGCGTTCGGCGCGCCGTTCCTCGGCTTCCTTCTCGGGTTCGCAGCGCGGCCGCTGTACGCGGTGGGTGCCGCACTCTCTCTCCCGCTCGTGGCCCTGTACGCCTACACCGGGCTGTTGCTGCCGTGGACGCAGCTCTCCTTCTCGCTCGGGCAGTTCGGGCTCGAACTGCTGCTCGCGGTCCCGGTCCTCGGCGAACCGCTGGCGACCGCCCTGTTCGGTGGGTTCACGCTCGGCCAAGCGACGCTCCGGGCCGCGTTTCGGTATCACTACGCGCTCGTCGGGCTCGGCCTCGTCGGCGTCGTCGCCGCGACCGCGAGGATCGGGTGGCGACGCGTCGCCCTCGACCGGTCCGGGAACGGCTCCGGCGGTTGA
- a CDS encoding MutS-related protein: MEFEAIPGVGEKTAAALSELDDAERALSEGDVATLTRAPGISEGRAAAVARGAIRRRHDDDGDFLATDRAREVYDDVLGLLRERTVTDYAAKRVATFYPTRSASRIAEVREFVERATGRDPDPAVLDALAGVEPLSPPATRRVRDRCLATADAERFAAAEEAFPELSVEVVEDARGLAELARSYSTVVALDEQFAGIDVDGDVRVRPDAMERGDEIVPERVLAFFAENRSRILAAAAVHEASDLDPPCDLDALRDALDRLDDDGTIVGDAELDRLATAVDDLDATVSTAESVANDRLREAIRERDVTIEGTDFLSLVEQGARVDSLLDRELEDEYDDAVAAAREHLVDALDLRPEEADFAERAFPDDPAFPVEHESSVISRLRTELKAGRDRRAARLKRDLAADLSALRDPVEELVREALELDVELAVARFADDFACTLPTFVDIDDADAARDGISESHGFAIEGGRSPLLDVDFAEVDPVDYRVSGATLLSGVNSGGKTSTLDLVALVVVLAQMGLPVPAERVELERFSELHYYAKTQGTLDAGAFESTLRDFRDLADGETNRLVLVDELESITEPGASAKIVAGILEALDEQAATAVFVSHLAGEIREAAGFDVAVDGIEALGLEDGELVVNRSPVKDHLARSTPELIVEKLADDDGSGFYDRLLEKF; the protein is encoded by the coding sequence ATGGAGTTCGAGGCCATCCCGGGCGTCGGCGAGAAGACGGCGGCGGCGCTGTCGGAGCTCGACGACGCCGAACGGGCGCTCAGCGAGGGCGACGTCGCCACTCTTACGCGCGCGCCCGGCATCTCGGAGGGTCGCGCCGCGGCCGTCGCCCGCGGGGCGATCCGCCGCCGACACGACGACGACGGCGACTTCCTCGCGACGGACCGGGCGCGGGAGGTGTACGACGACGTCCTGGGACTGCTCCGGGAGCGGACCGTCACCGACTACGCCGCGAAGCGCGTGGCGACGTTCTACCCCACCAGATCGGCCTCGCGGATCGCGGAGGTCCGCGAGTTCGTCGAGCGCGCGACCGGACGCGATCCCGATCCCGCGGTGCTCGACGCGCTCGCGGGCGTCGAACCGCTCTCGCCGCCCGCGACGCGTCGAGTCCGGGACCGCTGCCTCGCGACGGCCGACGCAGAGCGGTTCGCAGCGGCGGAGGAGGCGTTTCCCGAACTCTCGGTGGAGGTCGTCGAGGACGCCCGCGGCCTCGCGGAACTCGCCCGTTCGTACTCGACGGTCGTCGCGCTCGACGAGCAGTTCGCCGGCATCGACGTCGACGGCGACGTCCGCGTGCGGCCCGACGCGATGGAACGCGGGGACGAGATCGTTCCCGAGCGCGTCCTCGCATTCTTCGCGGAGAACCGCTCGCGCATCCTCGCGGCCGCGGCGGTCCACGAGGCGTCGGATCTCGACCCGCCCTGCGACCTCGACGCGCTGCGGGACGCGCTCGACCGCCTCGACGACGACGGGACCATCGTCGGCGACGCGGAACTGGACCGGCTGGCGACGGCCGTCGACGACCTCGACGCGACGGTCTCGACTGCCGAGTCCGTCGCCAACGATCGCCTCCGAGAGGCGATTCGCGAGCGCGACGTGACGATCGAGGGGACGGACTTCCTCTCTCTCGTCGAACAGGGCGCACGGGTCGACTCGCTGCTCGATCGGGAGTTGGAGGACGAGTACGACGACGCCGTCGCCGCCGCCCGCGAGCACCTCGTCGACGCGCTCGACCTCCGGCCCGAGGAGGCCGACTTCGCCGAGCGGGCGTTCCCCGACGACCCCGCGTTCCCGGTCGAACACGAGTCCTCGGTGATCTCGCGGCTCCGGACCGAACTGAAGGCCGGGCGCGACCGCCGCGCCGCGCGGCTCAAGCGCGACCTCGCCGCCGACCTCTCGGCGCTCCGCGACCCCGTCGAGGAACTCGTCCGCGAGGCGCTCGAACTCGACGTCGAACTCGCGGTCGCGCGCTTCGCCGACGACTTCGCGTGCACGTTGCCGACGTTCGTCGATATCGACGACGCGGACGCCGCTCGAGACGGGATCTCCGAGAGCCACGGCTTCGCCATCGAGGGCGGCCGCTCACCGCTTCTGGACGTCGACTTCGCTGAGGTCGACCCGGTCGATTACCGGGTGTCGGGCGCGACGCTCCTCTCGGGCGTCAACTCCGGCGGGAAGACGTCGACGCTGGACCTTGTCGCGCTCGTGGTCGTCCTCGCGCAGATGGGACTGCCCGTCCCGGCCGAGCGCGTCGAACTCGAACGCTTCTCTGAACTGCACTACTACGCGAAGACGCAGGGCACACTCGACGCCGGCGCGTTCGAGAGCACGTTGCGGGACTTCCGCGACCTCGCCGACGGCGAGACGAACCGCCTCGTCCTCGTCGACGAACTGGAGAGCATCACCGAACCCGGCGCGTCGGCGAAGATCGTCGCCGGAATCTTAGAGGCGCTCGACGAGCAGGCCGCGACGGCCGTCTTCGTCTCGCACCTCGCGGGGGAGATCCGCGAGGCCGCCGGCTTCGACGTCGCCGTCGACGGCATCGAGGCGCTGGGGCTCGAAGACGGGGAACTCGTCGTGAACCGCTCGCCGGTGAAAGACCACCTCGCGCGCTCGACGCCCGAACTCATCGTCGAGAAACTGGCCGACGACGACGGCTCGGGCTTCTACGATCGGCTCCTGGAGAAGTTCTGA
- the larE gene encoding ATP-dependent sacrificial sulfur transferase LarE has product MATQTDPDSVPDDAAGKAAAVRDSLSACDGVLIAFSGGVDSSVVAALAHEALGDDAVACTAKSETLPAAELDDARRVAEEVGIRHEVVEFSELDNPDFVENDGDRCYHCRTMRLGRMYEAAQELGIDTVCDGTNASDPGEGHRPGLRAVDELDVRSPLLAAGIGKEEVREIADEYDLSVAEKPSMACLSSRIPTGLEVTTERLTRVEKAERVLREWGFSQFRVRDHDGLARIEIAPDELEAALNHDFVVAVREHLTDLGFEHVTLDLHGYQTGSVSPAGEDDQDGASADSDESGDEPLVEDVFSAEYPTASE; this is encoded by the coding sequence ATGGCAACCCAGACGGATCCGGATTCGGTCCCCGACGACGCCGCGGGGAAGGCCGCCGCCGTCCGCGACTCGCTCTCGGCGTGCGACGGCGTCCTGATCGCTTTTTCTGGCGGCGTCGACTCCTCGGTCGTCGCCGCGTTGGCACACGAGGCCCTCGGCGACGACGCCGTCGCGTGCACGGCCAAGTCCGAGACGCTCCCGGCGGCCGAACTCGACGACGCCCGGCGGGTCGCCGAGGAGGTCGGGATCCGCCACGAGGTCGTCGAGTTCTCGGAACTCGACAACCCCGACTTCGTCGAGAACGACGGCGACCGGTGCTATCACTGTCGGACGATGCGTCTCGGTCGGATGTACGAGGCCGCGCAGGAGTTGGGGATCGACACGGTCTGCGACGGCACCAACGCCTCCGACCCCGGCGAGGGACACCGCCCGGGACTCCGCGCCGTCGACGAACTCGACGTCCGCTCGCCGCTCCTGGCGGCGGGCATCGGGAAGGAGGAGGTCAGAGAGATCGCCGACGAGTACGACCTATCGGTCGCCGAGAAACCCTCGATGGCGTGTCTCTCCTCGCGGATCCCGACCGGACTGGAGGTGACGACCGAACGGCTCACGCGCGTCGAAAAGGCCGAACGCGTGCTCAGAGAGTGGGGCTTCTCGCAGTTCCGCGTCCGCGACCACGACGGCCTCGCGCGCATCGAAATCGCGCCCGACGAACTGGAGGCCGCGCTGAACCACGACTTCGTCGTCGCCGTGCGCGAGCACCTCACGGATCTCGGGTTCGAGCACGTGACGCTCGATCTGCACGGGTATCAGACCGGCAGTGTCAGTCCAGCGGGCGAGGACGACCAGGACGGCGCGAGCGCCGACAGCGACGAGTCGGGCGACGAACCGCTCGTCGAAGACGTGTTCTCGGCGGAGTACCCGACCGCCAGCGAGTGA
- a CDS encoding twin-arginine translocase subunit TatC, which yields MADDSEDGDRTPEDDAEASGSGESAVGDAETERSASDASEAVSDSERPEGDTEQSAGDAERSEAEDAVADADDTENPGDVETEDATEESEDAAAETEDATEESEDATDETEDATDEGTHVAAGEGSSGETDSQSDTDGDPDTNGDSDTDGDSDASDAAADSEEDFPASGDPTAGWDLSVGENVADDLDAESEPAGSDDESADGSADSADEGVDDTEEDGGDDTDAEPDAGVVGDDADELWPDEGADAADDPDAVAAATGTDGGAPATGDAAPGGAAAETAAPDPLVDADDGMLSDGPESDEEMPLADHIEEMVRRLAVVLGIGGIVTLLLYPGADLVNSAFGLDLVSSTEVIDFLWNTHIPGAPEMVDRRPRVYGPLELLLTELKVAALGGLVIGLPAFVYETYLFMRPGLYPKERRYYLAAVPTSLVLAFVGIAFAHFIVLPAIFAYFTSYTTGTAVVAFGLKETFNLILILMGYNAIIFQIPLFVMLAIMMNLVTRVWLEDRRLLFWGTFLGLAFLVSPDPTGMAPIIVGATMIALFEGTLFALRWTARGSLIPTAEGLAARRPQAAVLAALVGYLFSPLPVPTGYYGRLPSAAVETLAANGLAVYTPLLIAGALVGVFELVSLLLRRYGRSRRLLRVRLALDSARRPVWLVAVVVGYLGSPDPAVLRWAAELNLPPAVAGGIAVGLVLGYEGLRLLLASREDRAA from the coding sequence ATGGCCGACGATTCGGAGGACGGGGACCGGACGCCCGAAGACGACGCCGAAGCGTCCGGCAGCGGCGAGTCCGCAGTCGGCGACGCGGAAACCGAACGGTCCGCCAGCGACGCGTCCGAAGCGGTCTCCGACTCCGAGCGGCCGGAAGGTGACACTGAGCAGTCGGCGGGTGACGCCGAACGATCCGAGGCTGAAGACGCTGTCGCCGATGCCGATGATACCGAAAATCCCGGCGACGTAGAGACTGAAGACGCCACTGAAGAGAGTGAAGACGCCGCCGCCGAGACTGAAGACGCCACTGAAGAGAGTGAAGACGCCACCGACGAGACTGAAGACGCCACCGACGAGGGGACACACGTGGCCGCCGGCGAGGGCTCGTCCGGCGAGACCGACAGTCAGTCGGACACTGACGGCGACCCGGATACCAATGGCGACTCGGACACCGACGGAGATTCGGACGCTTCTGACGCCGCCGCCGACTCGGAGGAGGACTTCCCGGCCTCCGGTGATCCGACGGCCGGATGGGACCTCTCGGTCGGCGAAAACGTCGCTGACGACCTCGACGCCGAATCCGAACCCGCGGGTTCGGACGACGAATCGGCCGACGGATCCGCTGATTCGGCCGACGAGGGTGTCGACGACACCGAGGAGGACGGTGGGGACGACACCGACGCGGAACCGGACGCGGGCGTCGTCGGCGACGACGCCGACGAACTCTGGCCCGACGAGGGGGCAGACGCCGCCGACGATCCCGACGCCGTCGCCGCTGCGACCGGCACGGACGGCGGCGCGCCGGCCACGGGCGACGCCGCACCCGGCGGGGCCGCGGCCGAGACCGCCGCGCCCGACCCGCTCGTCGACGCCGACGATGGAATGCTCTCGGACGGCCCCGAGAGCGACGAAGAGATGCCGCTCGCGGACCACATCGAGGAGATGGTCCGCCGACTGGCGGTCGTCCTCGGCATCGGCGGCATCGTCACGCTGCTGCTGTACCCCGGTGCCGACCTCGTGAACTCCGCGTTCGGCCTCGACCTCGTCAGTTCCACGGAGGTCATCGACTTCCTCTGGAACACGCACATCCCCGGGGCACCCGAGATGGTCGACCGTCGGCCGCGGGTCTACGGCCCGCTCGAACTGCTGTTGACGGAACTGAAGGTCGCCGCCCTCGGCGGCCTCGTGATCGGTCTGCCGGCGTTCGTCTACGAGACCTACCTGTTTATGCGACCGGGACTGTATCCGAAGGAGCGCCGCTACTACCTCGCGGCGGTGCCGACGAGCCTCGTCCTCGCGTTCGTCGGGATCGCCTTCGCGCACTTCATCGTCCTGCCGGCCATCTTCGCGTACTTCACCTCCTACACCACCGGGACGGCGGTCGTGGCGTTCGGCCTCAAGGAGACGTTCAACCTCATCCTCATCCTGATGGGCTACAACGCCATCATCTTCCAGATCCCGCTGTTCGTGATGCTGGCGATTATGATGAACCTCGTCACCCGGGTGTGGCTCGAAGACCGCCGCCTGCTCTTCTGGGGGACGTTCCTGGGACTCGCGTTCCTCGTCAGCCCCGATCCGACCGGGATGGCCCCGATCATCGTCGGCGCGACGATGATCGCGCTGTTCGAGGGGACGCTGTTCGCGCTGCGGTGGACCGCGAGGGGATCGCTGATCCCCACCGCCGAGGGACTGGCGGCCCGCCGTCCCCAGGCTGCCGTGCTCGCGGCGCTCGTCGGATACCTCTTCAGTCCCCTGCCGGTCCCGACGGGGTATTACGGCCGTCTTCCCTCGGCGGCCGTCGAGACGCTCGCGGCCAACGGCCTCGCGGTGTACACGCCCCTGCTCATCGCGGGCGCCCTCGTGGGTGTGTTCGAACTCGTGTCGCTCCTCCTGCGCCGCTACGGCCGCTCGCGGCGGCTGCTGCGGGTCCGCCTCGCCCTCGACAGCGCCCGCCGTCCGGTTTGGCTGGTCGCCGTCGTCGTGGGGTATCTCGGGAGCCCCGATCCGGCCGTCCTCCGGTGGGCCGCCGAGCTGAATCTTCCCCCGGCGGTGGCCGGCGGAATCGCGGTCGGGTTGGTGCTCGGCTACGAGGGGCTTCGCCTCCTGCTCGCGTCCCGCGAAGATCGTGCGGCCTGA